A portion of the Choristoneura fumiferana chromosome 6, NRCan_CFum_1, whole genome shotgun sequence genome contains these proteins:
- the LOC141428956 gene encoding phosphoribosyl pyrophosphate synthase-associated protein 2 isoform X2 — translation MEGNATSDIVILSGNSHPELADLIANRLGVRKGGCSVYHKTNRETMVEIADSIRGKNIYIVQTGTKDVNNNIMELLIMAYACKTSSARSIVGVIPYLPYSKQCKMRKRGSIVTKLLAKMMGKSGLTHIITMDLHQKEIQGFYECPVDNLRASPFLLQYIQESIPDYRNSVIVARNPGSAKKATSYAERLRLAIAVIHGEQKESESDEVDGRYSPPCLQSVDRSRTMDVSVGVPVHPAKEKPPINVVGDVGGRIAIMVDDMIDDVASFVAAAEVLKECGAYKIYVLATHGLLSSDAPRLIEDSPIDEVVVTNTVPHELQKMQCHKIKTIDISVLLSEAIRRIHNKESMSYLFKNVTLED, via the exons ATGGAGGGTAACGCTACGTCGGACATCGTTATCTTGAGCGGAAATTCTCATCCAGAGCTTGCCGATCTCATCGCTAA TCGCCTGGGAGTTCGCAAAGGAGGATGTTCAGTGTATCACAAGACCAACAGAGAGACAATGGTGGAGATTGCTGACTCCATTCGTGGCAAGAACATCTACATAGTCCAGACGGGCACAAA AGATGTCAACAACAACATAATGGAGCTTCTCATAATGGCTTATGCTTGCAAGACCTCATCAGCTCGGTCCATAGTTGGTGTCATTCCTTATCTGCCATACAGCAAACAGTGCAAAATGAGGAAGCGTGGGTCTATTGTCACAAAGCTGCTTGCCAAAATGATGGGCAAGTCTGGCCTCACTCATATCATTACCATGGATCTGCATCAGAAGGAAATACAGGGCTTTTATGAATGCCCTGTAGACAATTTGAGGGCTTCACCATTTTTGCTACAGTATATTCAAGAAAGT ATTCCAGACTACCGCAACTCTGTGATTGTGGCGCGTAACCCGGGCTCCGCTAAGAAGGCAACATCATACGCTGAGCGTCTGCGGCTGGCTATCGCAGTCATACACGGGGAGCAGAAGGAGTCTGAGAGTGATGAGGTGGACGGACGGTACTCTCCGCCATGCTTACAGAG tgtgGACAGGTCTCGGACAATGGACGTGTCTGTTGGCGTGCCAGTGCACCCCGCCAAAGAGAAGCCTCCAATCAACGTGGTTGGTGATGTCGGTGGCAGGATAGCTATTATGGTG gaTGACATGATCGACGACGTCGCATCATTCGTGGCGGCGGCCGAGGTCCTCAAGGAATGCGGCGCATACAAAATCTATGTCCTGGCGACGCACGGCCTCCTCTCATCCGACGCGCCGCGGCTCATCGAAGACTCTCCCATAGACGAAGTGGTCGTCACCAACACTGTCCCTCACGAGCTTCAGAAAATGCAGTGCCATAAGATCAAGACCATCGACATATCTGTGCTCCTCAGCGAGGCCATCCGACGTATTCACAACAAAGAATCCATGTCTTACCTGTTCAAAAATGTCACCCTTGAAGACTAg
- the LOC141428956 gene encoding phosphoribosyl pyrophosphate synthase-associated protein 2 isoform X1, with protein sequence MLLNKTRLVGHTNRSRKSNMEGNATSDIVILSGNSHPELADLIANRLGVRKGGCSVYHKTNRETMVEIADSIRGKNIYIVQTGTKDVNNNIMELLIMAYACKTSSARSIVGVIPYLPYSKQCKMRKRGSIVTKLLAKMMGKSGLTHIITMDLHQKEIQGFYECPVDNLRASPFLLQYIQESIPDYRNSVIVARNPGSAKKATSYAERLRLAIAVIHGEQKESESDEVDGRYSPPCLQSVDRSRTMDVSVGVPVHPAKEKPPINVVGDVGGRIAIMVDDMIDDVASFVAAAEVLKECGAYKIYVLATHGLLSSDAPRLIEDSPIDEVVVTNTVPHELQKMQCHKIKTIDISVLLSEAIRRIHNKESMSYLFKNVTLED encoded by the exons ATGTTACTCAACAAAACCAG GTTGGTGGGCCACACTAATCGGTCGCGGAAGAGCAATATGGAGGGTAACGCTACGTCGGACATCGTTATCTTGAGCGGAAATTCTCATCCAGAGCTTGCCGATCTCATCGCTAA TCGCCTGGGAGTTCGCAAAGGAGGATGTTCAGTGTATCACAAGACCAACAGAGAGACAATGGTGGAGATTGCTGACTCCATTCGTGGCAAGAACATCTACATAGTCCAGACGGGCACAAA AGATGTCAACAACAACATAATGGAGCTTCTCATAATGGCTTATGCTTGCAAGACCTCATCAGCTCGGTCCATAGTTGGTGTCATTCCTTATCTGCCATACAGCAAACAGTGCAAAATGAGGAAGCGTGGGTCTATTGTCACAAAGCTGCTTGCCAAAATGATGGGCAAGTCTGGCCTCACTCATATCATTACCATGGATCTGCATCAGAAGGAAATACAGGGCTTTTATGAATGCCCTGTAGACAATTTGAGGGCTTCACCATTTTTGCTACAGTATATTCAAGAAAGT ATTCCAGACTACCGCAACTCTGTGATTGTGGCGCGTAACCCGGGCTCCGCTAAGAAGGCAACATCATACGCTGAGCGTCTGCGGCTGGCTATCGCAGTCATACACGGGGAGCAGAAGGAGTCTGAGAGTGATGAGGTGGACGGACGGTACTCTCCGCCATGCTTACAGAG tgtgGACAGGTCTCGGACAATGGACGTGTCTGTTGGCGTGCCAGTGCACCCCGCCAAAGAGAAGCCTCCAATCAACGTGGTTGGTGATGTCGGTGGCAGGATAGCTATTATGGTG gaTGACATGATCGACGACGTCGCATCATTCGTGGCGGCGGCCGAGGTCCTCAAGGAATGCGGCGCATACAAAATCTATGTCCTGGCGACGCACGGCCTCCTCTCATCCGACGCGCCGCGGCTCATCGAAGACTCTCCCATAGACGAAGTGGTCGTCACCAACACTGTCCCTCACGAGCTTCAGAAAATGCAGTGCCATAAGATCAAGACCATCGACATATCTGTGCTCCTCAGCGAGGCCATCCGACGTATTCACAACAAAGAATCCATGTCTTACCTGTTCAAAAATGTCACCCTTGAAGACTAg